A genomic window from Anthocerotibacter panamensis C109 includes:
- a CDS encoding FHA domain-containing protein has protein sequence MVLKIEMLGAGAQQKVYTFNKAVVTIGRSPDNDLVIDSNQVSKYHCRLTIRGEQVEIEDLNSTNGIRVNGQPTTRTILLPTDQVSLSFAVSALRVSFQSALELKDLGFDASEESAGVDESSVTMVAQVTLDDAIREQIARNAAERAARKQGALNTPPLSPEPTPQAIPQPIPYRAETPRPKDQKPLWLGLGILTVLFVVLIFVFGR, from the coding sequence ATGGTCCTAAAGATAGAGATGCTTGGCGCTGGGGCTCAACAGAAAGTCTATACCTTCAATAAAGCGGTGGTCACCATTGGCCGCAGCCCGGATAATGACCTAGTAATCGATAGCAATCAGGTCTCCAAATACCACTGTCGCCTGACTATTAGGGGAGAACAAGTCGAGATTGAGGACCTGAATAGTACCAATGGTATCCGTGTCAATGGTCAACCCACTACGCGCACGATCTTGTTGCCAACAGATCAGGTCAGTTTGTCTTTTGCGGTCTCTGCTTTACGGGTGAGTTTTCAGAGTGCTCTTGAACTTAAAGACTTAGGCTTTGATGCCTCTGAGGAATCGGCTGGCGTGGATGAAAGCTCGGTCACCATGGTGGCCCAAGTAACCCTTGATGACGCTATCCGCGAGCAGATCGCCCGCAATGCCGCCGAACGGGCTGCTCGCAAGCAGGGAGCACTCAACACCCCGCCGCTGTCGCCCGAACCGACCCCCCAAGCTATCCCCCAACCTATACCCTACCGGGCGGAGACGCCCCGCCCAAAAGACCAGAAGCCCCTCTGGCTAGGCTTAGGCATCCTCACTGTCCTCTTCGTTGTCCTGATTTTTGTCTTCGGTCGTTAG
- a CDS encoding long-chain-fatty-acid--CoA ligase: MNLATLLDRSAQTYPERPAFVTPDQTLSFQQLQQQSAALAGGLKAMGIQPGDRVAVMLPNILAFPIVVYGLWRMGAQLVTLSPLLKSREVAYMLKDSAAKALIVFGPLLAGLQEARVDFPGLVVQVTGQDPAALPFERLFIHPPVLIPEEVAPDDVVAVLYTSGTTGRPKGAMLTSANLDYDSAAAVEMVEFQPEDRLYCVLPLFHAYALNVALLVLPRVGASVFLEPRFVPGTTLKHLVEFHCTIFTGVPSLFGALLNAGAGVELPHLRLCISGGAPLPVEMLRAFEEKFQAIILEGDGPTECSPITTFNPPRGVRKTGSVGLPLPGQEIAITDPETDAFLPQGTVGEIVVRGPNVFKGYLNQPEATALVLKSGWYHTGDLGYLDEDGYLFMVDRLKDMILVGGLNVYSREVEEVLYQHPAVLDGAVVGDFDPLKGELVHAFVQLRPGAAVTPLQLIAHCRTLLADYKCPRKIDILLDLPRSATGKVLKRVLKEGLKGHPIDA, encoded by the coding sequence ATGAATCTGGCTACCCTGTTGGACCGCTCGGCGCAGACCTACCCCGAACGTCCAGCCTTTGTCACACCTGACCAGACCTTGAGCTTTCAACAGTTACAGCAGCAGAGTGCCGCGCTTGCCGGGGGCCTCAAGGCGATGGGGATCCAGCCTGGAGACCGCGTGGCGGTGATGCTGCCCAATATCCTGGCTTTTCCTATCGTTGTCTATGGGCTGTGGCGCATGGGAGCCCAATTGGTCACCCTGAGCCCCCTGCTCAAGAGCCGGGAGGTAGCTTATATGCTCAAGGACAGTGCAGCCAAGGCGCTGATAGTCTTTGGGCCTTTACTGGCAGGTCTACAGGAGGCGCGGGTAGACTTTCCGGGGCTTGTAGTCCAAGTGACCGGTCAGGATCCTGCGGCACTCCCCTTTGAGCGCCTCTTCATCCACCCGCCGGTACTGATTCCTGAGGAAGTCGCTCCTGATGATGTGGTGGCAGTCCTCTACACCTCCGGCACCACCGGACGGCCTAAAGGGGCCATGCTCACCAGCGCCAACCTCGACTACGACTCCGCCGCTGCGGTGGAAATGGTGGAATTTCAACCGGAAGACCGTCTCTACTGCGTCTTGCCGCTCTTCCATGCCTACGCCCTCAACGTTGCGCTCCTTGTCCTGCCTCGGGTGGGGGCCAGTGTCTTTTTGGAGCCGCGCTTCGTACCGGGGACGACGCTCAAACATTTGGTTGAGTTTCACTGCACGATTTTCACGGGGGTTCCATCCCTTTTTGGGGCCTTGCTCAATGCTGGGGCGGGGGTGGAGTTGCCACATCTGCGCCTGTGCATTTCTGGAGGGGCGCCCCTGCCGGTTGAGATGTTGCGGGCGTTTGAGGAAAAATTTCAGGCCATCATCCTCGAAGGAGATGGTCCCACTGAATGCAGCCCCATCACCACCTTCAATCCTCCTCGGGGTGTCCGCAAAACCGGTTCGGTGGGTCTGCCGCTACCCGGTCAAGAGATTGCTATCACCGACCCGGAGACGGACGCATTTTTGCCCCAAGGCACGGTCGGGGAGATCGTCGTCCGGGGTCCCAATGTCTTTAAAGGCTACCTCAATCAACCCGAAGCCACCGCCCTCGTCCTCAAAAGTGGTTGGTATCACACAGGCGATTTGGGTTATCTCGACGAAGACGGCTATTTGTTCATGGTGGACCGGCTCAAGGACATGATCCTGGTCGGCGGGCTCAATGTCTACTCCCGAGAAGTCGAAGAAGTGCTCTATCAGCATCCCGCTGTGTTAGACGGTGCCGTAGTCGGAGATTTTGACCCGCTCAAAGGGGAGTTGGTCCATGCCTTCGTCCAACTGCGCCCCGGAGCCGCTGTCACCCCGCTCCAACTCATCGCCCACTGTCGGACACTCCTTGCTGACTATAAATGTCCGCGCAAAATCGACATCCTCCTGGATCTCCCCCGCTCTGCCACAGGCAAAGTACTCAAGCGTGTCCTCAAAGAGGGCCTTAAAGGGCATCCCATCGACGCTTGA